The genome window CCGTTATTGGCTATTTAGAGATGGAAATCCAGATTCCCCACGCCCACTCACTCAAGGAGAAGAGGGGAACGGTTAAGCGGATTGTTGAGAGGTTAAAGGGGAAGTTCAACGTATCCGTCAGTGAAATAGGGGAACAGGACAAATGGCAGAGGAGTG of Balnearium lithotrophicum contains these proteins:
- a CDS encoding DUF503 domain-containing protein, with translation MASVIGYLEMEIQIPHAHSLKEKRGTVKRIVERLKGKFNVSVSEIGEQDKWQRSVIAVVTVGTSKKVVDSTLEKSVEFVESLYPGFLINYHKEIF